Below is a window of Bordetella genomosp. 9 DNA.
GCTCGTCGGCACGGGCAAGTACAAGGATTTCGAGCAGACCCGCCAGGCGCTGGACGCCAGCGGCTGCGACATCGTCACGGTGGCCATCCGCCGCGTGAACCTGGGCCAGAACGCCAACGAGCCCAGCCTGCTGGATTTCGTGCCGCCGTCGCGCTTCACCTACCTGCCCAACACCGCCGGCTGCTACACGGCGGATGAAGCCGTGCGCACGCTGCGCCTGGCGCGTGAACTGCTGGACGGCCACGACCTGGTCAAGCTGGAAGTGCTGGGCGATCCGCACACCCTTTTCCCCAACATGCCGGAAACGCTGAAGGCCACGGAAGCCCTGGTCAAGGATGGCTTCAAGGTCATGGTCTACTGCACCGACGATCCCATCCAGGCCCGCATGCTGGAAGATCTGGGCGCCGTCGCCGTCATGCCGCTGGCGTCGCTGATCGGCTCCGGCATGGGCATCCTGAACCCGTGGAACCTGCGCCTGATCCTGGACCAGGCCCGCGTGCCGGTGCTGGTCGACGCCGGCGTCGGCACAGCATCGGACGCCGCCATCGCCATGGAGCTGGGTTGCCACGGCGTGCTGATGAACACCGCCATCGCCGGCGCCCAGGATCCCATTCTGATGGCCAGCGCCATGAAGAAAGCCGTGGAAGCCGGCCGCGAAGCCTTCCTGGCCGGACGCGTGCCGCGCAAGCTCTACAGCGCCGCGCCGTCTTCGCCGACGGAAGGCCTGCTGAAATGATCCCCAACGCGCTCTCCATCGCCGGCGTCGATCCTTCCGGCGGCGCGGGCGTGCTGGCCGACGTCAAGGCCATGAGCGCGCTGGGCGCCTACGGCTGCGCGGTGATCGCCGCACTGACGGCGCAGAACACCGAAGGCGTGAGCGAAGTCGCGCCGGTCCCGCCGGCCTTCGTGGGGCGGCAGATCGACACGCTGTTCGCGGACGTCCGCATCGATGCGGTCAAGATCGGCATGCTTGGCCAGCAGGCCGTCATCCAGGTGGTGGCGGAGAAACTGGCCCGCTGGCATCCGCCGCACGTGATCCTGGACCCTGTCATGGTCGCCAAGAGCGGCGACCTGCTGCTCGAAAAGGCGGCGGTGGGCACGCTGCGCGAAGCTCTGTTGCCCCAGGCGACGGTGCTGACGCCCAACCTGCCCGAAGCCGGCGTGCTGCTGGACGAACGCCCGGTGGAAACCGTCAAGGAAATGCGCCGCGTCGCCGAGCGCCTGCGCAACAGGATGGCCTACGACGGCCAGCGCTGGGTCATGCTCAAGGGCGGGCACCTGCCCGGCGAGGAAACCATCGACCTGCTGCACGACGGCGACCGCATGCTCGAACTGCCCGGCGGCCGCATCGCCACCCGCAACACCCACGGCACCGGGTGCACGCTGTCCGCCGCCCTGGCGGCGCTGATTCCGCAGACCGGCGACGTGCCGGAAGCCGCCCGCCGCGCCAAGGCGTATCTGACCGAAGCCATCCGCCACGCCGATCGCCTGGACGTGGGCAAGGGCCACGGCCCGGTCCATCATTTCCATGCGTGGTGGTAGGCCGGCGACGCAAATCGGTACAATTGCCCAGCCTCCGAACTCTTCATTCCCGCTGTCATGAACGCTTCCACTCTGCCCGACGTCGAAAAAGCCCGCTTCAATATGGTGGAACAGCAGATCCGTCCCTGGGACGTGCTGGACGAAACCGTGCTGGACGCCCTGTTCAAGGTGCGCCGCGAGCTGTTCGTGCCGCCCGCCCTGCGATCGCTGGCGTTCTCGGACCTTGAAATTCCCCTGCAGATCAACGCGGTGGACACCCGTGAAAGCATGCTGGCGCCCAAGGTCGAAGCGCGCCTGGCCCAGGAGCTGCTGCTGGCGCCCACCGATGCGGTGCTGGAAATCGGTACGGGCTCGGGCTACCAGGCGGCCCTGCTGGCCGAACTGGCGCAGCAGGTGACCACGGTCGAAATCGACAGCCGCCTGGCGGCCTTCGCCCAGCAGAACCTGCAGTTGAACAACATCGCCAACGTCAAGATCGAAACCGGCGACGGGCGCAACGGCTGGGGAACGACCGAATACGACGCCATCCTGCTGACAGGCTCGGTTCCGGTGGTGCCGGACGGGCTGAAATACCAGTTGCGCATCGGCGGCCGCCTGGTGGTGGTGGTCGGCACGGCCCCGGTCATGACCGCCTGTCGCATCACGCGCACGACGGCCGCCAGCTTCGAAACGGTGAACCTGTTCGAAACGGTCATCAAGCCGCTGCGCGGCGCGACCGTGTCGCAGTTCAAGTTCTAAGCGGCCTTGCGGGCGCCCCCCAGGCGCCCCTCCAGGCGGCCTGCTAAGCGCCCTGTATCTTGCGCACTAGCGACGTGGTCGATCGCTGGAATTCGAAGGGCACCGCCACCGCGCGGCCGCCCCAGCTCCGGACCAGCGCGGTTTCCGGCAGCGTCTCCATATCGTAGTCGCCGCCCTTGACGATGATGTCGGGCCGCAGCTGCGCGATCAGCGCCACGGGCGTGTCTTCGTCAAAGCACGTGACCGCGTCCACGCAGGCCAGCGCCGCCAGCAAGGCGGCGCGATCGTCCTGGCTGTTCAGCGGCCGCTCGGGCCCCTTGGCCAGGCGGCGCGCCGATGCATCCGTATTCACCGCCACGATCAGGGACGCGCCCAGCTGGGCGCTTTCGTCCAGATAGGTGACGTGGCCGCGATGCAGGATGTCGAACACGCCGTTGGTGAACACCAGCGGGCGCGGCAGGCGGCCGTCGGCAAGCGCGTCCAGGCATTGCCGAGGGGTCAGGATTTTCGATTCGAAGCGGGCTGTCATGCCCGCATTTTAGATCGGTCGGCGCCGCCGGTCGTCACCCACCCGACGGCGCAGCCGGCGGCGGCCGTCCTCAGCCGAGTACCAGCGAGGACATGCCGCGCGCGTCGGCAGCACGGTCCATCACCGCATCGCCGCCCCGCTCCACCAGCGCCACGACTTCCTTGCGATAGCGGTTCAGATCCTTCACCGATTCGAAGCTGCGGTCCAGCAGCCTGGAAAGGATATGCAGGATGCGGTCGCCGACCTTCTTTTCCCACACGCCGTCGAAGCGGATCTGCGTATCCAGCCAGCGCTCCAGCCAGCCCGGTTCGGGCAGGCGCGATTGCACCGTATCGTTGGGGAACAGGCCCTTGTTCACGTGCAGGTTGGTCGGGTGCATGGCCTGCGACGTGCGGCTGGCAGACGCCATCAGCATGCCGATCTTGGAAAAGGCCAGCCGCGCCTGCGCCTGCGTCGTCGCGCCACGTTCGAACAACGCGCGGCGCATGTACTGCAGGTAGGCGCCGGCATGGCGCGCCTCGTCCTGCGAGATGGTCTTGTAGATGGCCTGGATGACGGGTTCGGTGTGCCAGCTGGCGGCGCAGCGGTACCAGTGGTTCAGGCGTATTTCGCCGCAGAAGTGCAGCATCAGGGTTTCCAGCGGCGGCGCCGGATCGAATTCGAAGCGCACCTTGTGCAGCTCTTCCTCGGTCGGCATCAGGTCGGGACGGAAGCGGCGCAGGTATTCGATCAATACCAGGGAATGCTTCTGTTCCTCGAAAAACCACACCGACATGAAAGCGGAAAAATCGCTGTCGCCGTGATTGTCGCGCAGGAACATTTCCGTGGCCGGCAGGGCCGCCCATTCCGTGATGGCGTTCATTTTGATCGTCCGCGCCTGCTCATCGGACAGCTTGGCGCCATCGAAGTCATCCCACGGAATGTCGGTAGACATATTCCAGCGCACGGCTTCCATGGATTTGAAAAGTTGCGGATAAAGCATGGTCTTGGTCCGAAATTAATTTAAGTATCCCCCGCGCTCGTGCCGCCAGATTTAGGCTGGCGGCACGAGCGCGCCCCGTTTTTAGATTTGGCATGCGCACGCGAGACTAGGACGTGCACAAGGCGACGGCGCGAAAGCCCATACGCGGGTTTCCTTTATCGCCGTTGCATGCGAAGGCGTGATGACAGATTCATGGCAGAACCATGACGCGCACCCCACATGGAGGCGCGCTCAGCGCGTGGACAGCCAGATGATCAGGGCCACCCCGACAGCCAGCACGGCCGCGACGACCGACAGCAGCCGGTTCGTATGCTGTTGCGCCTTGCGCAGCTGGGCCAGCTCCAGCAGCACGGCCGGCTCCACATTGGGCCGGTTCAGGCGGTCATGCACCAGCCGTGGAATGGCCGGCAGGATCTGCGACCATTGCGCGGCTTCCTTCTCCATCTGTTTTTTCAGCCCGGCCATGCCGATCCGTTCGCGCATCCAGCGCTCCAGGTACGGTTTGGCGGTCTTCCATAGATCCAGGTCCGGATCCAGTTCGCGGCCCAGCCCTTCCACGTTCAGCAGCGTCTTCTGCAGCAGGACCAGTTGCGGCTGGATCTCCACATTGAAGCGCCGCGACGTCTGGAACAGGCGCAGCAACACCTGGCCCAGCGAGATCTCGGAGAGCGGCCGGTCGAAATAAGGTTCGCATACCGCGCGCACGGCGCCTTCCAGCTCTTCTTCGCGCGTGTCGGACGGCACCCAGCCGGATTCGATGTGCAACTGGGCGACGCGCCGGTAATCGCGACGGAAAAAGGCCAGGAAATTCTGCGCCAGGTAGTTCTTGTCGAACTCGGACAGGGAACCGACGATGCCGAAATCCAGCGCGATATAGTGGCCCAGCGTATCGGCCCGATCCGACACGTAGATGTTGCCGGGATGCATGTCGGCGTGGAAAAACCCGTCGCTGAAAACCTGCGTGAAGAAGATCTCCACGCCGGTGCGCGCCAGCTTCTGGATGTCGATGCCGGCGTCGCGCAGGCGTTCGATCTGGCCCACCGGAATGCCGTACATGCGCTCCATGGTGAAGACCGTGTTGGCGGTGAATTCCCAGATCACCTCCGGCACGATCAGCATGCTGCCGCGGCCGCTTTCCGGGCCGAAGTTGCGCCGCAGCTGGCTGCAGTTCGACGCCTCGCGCACCAGGTCCAGTTCATCGTGCAGATACTTGTCGAACTCCGCCACGACCTCGCGCGGCTTGAGCCGGCGGCCGTCCGGGCCCAGGCGCTCGATGACCGACGCCAGGGTGCGCAGCAGCGTCAGGTCTTTTTCGATGATGTCGAGCATGCCGGGACGCAGCACCTTGACCGCGACTTCGCGGCCATCGTGCAGCACCGCGAAGTGCACCTGCGCGATGGAAGCCGAGGCCACCGGATCGACTTCGAAATGCTTGAACAGCGTGGCCGGCGGCGCGCCCAGCGCGGCCTGTATGCACTGCGCCGCCTGTTCCGACGGGAACGGCGGAACGCGGTCCTGCAGGAGCGCGAGTTCCGCCGCGATGTCTGCGGGAATCAGGTCGCGCCGCGTCGACAGCACCTGGCCGAACTTGACGAAGATGGGCCCCAGCGATTCCAGCGCGCGGCGCAGCCGGACGCCGCGCGGCGCGGTCGGCTTGCGCCGGCCGAAGCGCGTGATGCGCAACAACAGCGTCGCCAGCGGGTGGTTCAGGCTGGACAGCACCAGGTCATCCAGGCCGTAGCGCATGGCCACGACAACGATGCGGATAAAGCGAAGGATGGTCAGCATCGTTCAGGCGCCGCCTTGACGCTGGACCGCGGCATGGTGTCTGTCCTCGATCTTGCCCAGGCGGGCCTGCAATGCGGCAACGCGCGCCTGGACGGCGTCCAGCGCCGCGGTCGCCCGGCCGATATCGGCCGGCAAGGCCTGCAGCAGCGGGCGCGGCGTCAGCACGGGCTGTTCGTGCCCCAGGTACTCCACCAGGTTGTTGCGCAGCCGCGTCGCAGCGCCGCGCAGCCCGGCGGACAGCGCGCGCGCGCCGGCGACCATGCGCCCAGCCGGGATATCGCCGAACCAGCGGGCCAGGTCGTCTTCCACGTCCCAGCGCAACTGCGCGGCCAGTTCGGCCACTACCTGCGCCAGGCCCGCGTCGCCGGAGATATGCATCATGTCGGCGACGGCATCGGCGCGTGCGCGGGCGGCCGCGGCGGCGTCACCGGGGCTGGCATCGGCGGCATCGGGCTGAAACAGGCGCGCGAAACTGAACCGCGCGGGATCCGCCGTCAGGGTGACGTCCGGAACCACCGCCGGGTCGGCCAGATCCGCATGGCCTTCGCTATCGATCGTCAGGGAAAGCTTGAAGGCGCCCACGGCCAGGCGTACCGTCTTGCCGGCGTGGCGGGCCAGGCGCGCGCGCGCCCAGTCTTCCCGCCGTAGCAGAGCGTTCAGCGCGCTGACGGCCGGGCGACCGGGGTCGGGCAAGGCAGGGATAGGCAGCATGAATATACGACGTGGCGCCAGCGCGCCATGGGTGATCAGACCACAAGTTTAACCGGCAGCCAGCGCCACTCAGTAGGGCGAGAAAATACCCCCACGCTGCGCCGGTAAACCGGCTCGCTGCCCCCCGAGGGGGCCTTTTCGCCTTGGGGCGGCCCGGCGGCGCATAAAACCCCCACGCTGCGCCGGTAAACCGGCTCGCTGCCCCCCGAGGGGGCTTTTTCGCCTTGGGGCGGCCCGGCGGCGAAAAAAAGCCGGCCCCAATGGAGCCGGCGTGAGGGCGGTTGCCCGAGCAAGGCGAACCGCGGAAGCACGGGAAAAACCGGATCAGCTGGCGTACTGGACAGGAATCTGCTGGATACCGGCCAGCAACCATCCGCCCTGCGTCGGTTTAAAGAGGTTCCACACTTCTTCGAAGCGGAAGGCTTCGGCGCCGGGTTCTTCGCGCAGCATGCCGGAGAAGCGCACGCTGGCAAGATGGCCATCCGATACGGCTTCGATGCCCAGCAGCTCGGCGTTGAGCAGCACCACTTCGGTCTGGTTGGCGGCGCCCTGGCGTTCCAGCAATTGCGGCTTGAGTTCGACGATCAGGTCGTCGGTCAGGTACTCGCGCAGGCGGTCGGTGTCGCCGCTGTCCCATACGCCCTGGATGCGAACGAACTGTTCCTTGGCCTGCTTCAGGAAACCCTGGGTGTCGAAATCGCCCGGCACGAACCAGTTGCCGTCCGCGTCGGCGCGCGGCACGGCGGCGGGCGCCGCGGCGACGGGCTGGGGCGCGGGCGTGCTGGCGGCGCCAGCCGCGCCGGCGGCCGGCAAGGCCTGGCGCCAGGCCGGCGCCTGCGTGGCCGCGGTATCACCCTGGCGCGCCATGCCGCCGTAGGCGCCCTGCATGGCCGGCCGCGGGCCGGCGCCGCGCAGGCGGCGGATGATGAACAGCACCGCGAAGACCACCAGGCCGATCAGCAACAGGCTGGACAGCATTTCGGCGAACGCGCCCGACAGGCCCATGTGCGACAGCAACGCCGCCAGGCCCAGGCCGGCGGCGATGCCGGCGATGGGCCCCAGCCAGCGCGAGGCGCCGCTGCGGCTGGCCGCGCCAGCGGCGGCACCCGCCGTCGCGGCGCCCGCTGCCGGCGCCGCGGCGGACGCCGCGGAATTGGCGCCGGACGCAGGCGGCGTGGTGGCCTGGCGCTGCATGGTCACGTTGGGGGATTGGCGTCCGACGCTGGCGCCGCCGCCCGCGCGGCGGGCTTCGGCGTCGAAGGAAGCGGCGATCATGGCCGTACCGGTCACGGCGATGAGCGCCGCGGCCAGGAATCGGCGGTAAGAACAGCCTGACATGGTGTGCTCCTGTAATGTCTATGGCGGTTTCCGCGTCGCCCTGCCCGCGGCGCGGCCCGCGCTGGAAGCGGGGCCGGAAAGACCGGGGGATGACCGCCAGGCTGTCGGCGAACCGCCGGACAAATCACCGGCGAATTCCCCGAAAAGCTTGGGGATCGGGCTTTCTTACAGAAACCTGAACAACTACAGGATATCCGACTTTTGCCTGAGTAACAAGCGAGCGGCGCCGGGGCCGCTCAGGCCAGGCGCACGCCCTCGTGCAGCGCGACGACGCCGGCGCTCAGATTGAAATACTGCACCCGCTCCAGGCCTGCGGTGCGCAGCATGCCCGCCAGCGTTTCCTGGTCCGGATGCATGCGTATGGATTCGGCCAGGTAGCGGTAGCTGGCTTCGTCGTTGGCGACCTTGCGGCCCAGCCAGGGCAGCACGTTGAAGGAATACCAGTCATAGACCGGCGCCAGCGGCTTGGCCACCCGCGAGAACTCCAGCACCAGCAGCTTGCCGCCCGGCTTGAGCACGCGCGCCATTTCAGCCAGGGCGCGGTCCTTGTGGGTCATATTGCGCAGGCCGAAGGCGACGCTGACGCGGTCGAAATACGCCGAGGGAAACGGCAGGCGCTCGGCGTCGCAGACGGCCAAGGGCAGCAGCAGGCCGTCATCCGCGAGGCGGTCGCGGCCGACCCGCAGCATGGAGCCGTTGATATCGGTCAGCCACACCTGGCCTTCCGGGCCGGCGCGGCGGGCGAAGGCGCGCGCCAGATCGCCCGTGCCGCCGGCGATGTCCAGCACCTTCATGCCGGGGCGCACGGCGGCGCGGCCGATGGTAAAGGCCTTCCACACGCGGTGCAGCCCCGCCGACATCAGGTCGTTCATGACGTCGTAGCGCGACGCCACGGAATGGAAGACTTCGGCGACCTTGCCCGCCTTTTCCGTTTCCTGGACTGTCTTGAAACCGAAATGGGTGGTGCCCTGCGACGAGGCGGACCCCGAGGTGGCCTCGCCCGGCGCGGAATGGGGGTTTTGCATAGTGGATTCCCGAAACAACCAGTTATGGTAGCCGATTGGGGATCGCCGGTCGGGGCCGGGGCAATCGGCGGATGCGGCCAAAGCGGACACGCCGGCCGGGCCGGCGGATGGCGCGCGTCACATACCTGAAATATTACGGCCATACTATCGCAACGTTCGCTGCCCCCCGCTCAACCCGAGCCCGCCACGCTACGTCGCAATCACCATGTCCAGCACCATACTAGTTGTCGAAGACGAACCCGCCATCCAGGAACTGATCGCCGTCAATCTGTCGTTCGCTGGCCACAAAGTGCTGCGGGCCTTCGACGCCGACCAGGCGCAGACGCTGATACGCGCGGAACTGCCCGACCTGATCCTGCTGGACTGGATGCTGCCCGGTACCTCCGGCCTGTCGCTGGCGCGCAAGCTGCGCGCGGAAGAGCGCACCCGCACGGTGCCCGTCATCATGCTGACGGCCAAGGGCTCGGAACAGGACAAGGTGGACGGCCTGGAAGCGGGCGCGGACGACTACATCACCAAGCCCTTTTCGCCGAAAGAACTGATGGCGCGCATCAAGGCCGTGCTGCGCCGGCGCGCGCCGCAGCTGACAGACGACGTCATCGACGTGGCCGGCCTGAAGCTGGATCCGGTCACCCATCGCCTGAACGGCGCCGGCCATCCCCTGCAGATCGGCCCGACCGAGTTTCGCCTGCTGCATTTCTTCATGACTCATCCCGAGCGGGTGTTTTCCCGTTCGCAGCTGCTGGACCAGGTGTGGGGCGACCACGTCTTCGTGGAAGAGCGCACCGTCGACGTCCATATCCGCCGCCTGCGCAAGGCGCTGGAGCCCACCGGCCACGATATGCATGTGGAAACCGTGCGCGGCAGCGGCTACCGCTTTACAGCGCAGCTGCCGGCCGGTAAAACCACCGCACAATGATTTTGTTGCGCACGATATTGGTGATCGCCGCCTGGGCGATCCTGGCGGTACTGGCCCAATGGCTGTTGGGCAATCCCTTGGGCTGGGCGTTGATGTGCGCCGGACTGGCGGTCACGCTGCTGGCCCGCAGCGCGCGCCTGCAGCGCGTATCGCTATGGGCGCGCAACCCCGAATCGGCGCCGCCCGCCGCCGTGGGTCCCTGGGACGACATCCTGGCCCCGCTGTACCGCTACCTGCGCGGCCAGGCGCGCCAGTTGATGGAAAGCCGCGACGCCATGCAGGGCATGCTGGCGGCGGCCCAGGCGCTGCCCGATGGCGCCGTCACGCTGAACCAGGATCTGCAGATCGACTGGTGCAACCGCGTGGCGCGCCAGCACCTCGGGCTGCGGCTGCCGGCCGATCGCGGCAGCAACCTGCTGAATCTGGTGCGCGCGCCCGAGTTCATCGAATACAGCCGCCAGGATGACTGGCCCGAGCCCATCCTGGTGCGCATGGCCGTGGGCAGCCAGGAGCGCCTGCTGATGATGCAGCTGACGGCCTACGCGCGCGATCAGCGGCTGCTGATCACCCGCGACGTCACCCAGATCGAAAAGCTGGAAACCACGCGGCGCGATTTCGTCGCCAACGTCTCGCACGAACTGCGCACGCCGCTGACGGTACTGGCGGGTTTCCTGGAAACCATGCGCGAGATGCCGGACGAGGCCCTGAGCCGCGACCAGCGCGAGCAATACCTGACGATGATGCACGAGCAGGCGCAACGCATGCAGGCCATCGTCGCCGACCTGCTCACGCTGTCGACGCTGGAATCCTCGCCCAACGCCGAACCGCATCGCGTGCGCATGACGACGCTGCTGCAGACGGCGCGCCAGCAGACCGAGGCGCTGTCGGCCGGACGGCATGCGCTGACCTGGCAGCTGGACGAAGGCGTGGACCTGCTGGGCGCCGAAAGCGAGCTGTCTTCGGCGATCTCCAATCTGCTGACCAACGCCGTGCGGTATACGCCGGAGGCCGGCACGATCACCGTACGCTGGGAGCGCCTGCCGGAAGGCGGCGCGCGCTACAGCGTGCAGGACACCGGCATCGGCATCGCCGCGCGCCACATTCCGCGGCTGACCGAACGCTTCTACCGCGTGGATCGCGGCCGTTCGCGCGCGGTGGGCGGCACCGGCCTGGGCCTGGCGATCACCAAGCACATCGCCATGCGCCACGATGCCGAACTGAGCATCGCCAGCGAAGTCGGCAAGGGCAGCACGTTTTCGCTGATCTTCCCGCCGGACCGCGTGGTCGACAGCGACGCCTGAGCGCCGCGCCCCGATTCGCCCTGACGCGGGTGGGGTTTACCCGGAGGTCGGCGCCGCTCCCTGGCATGATGGTTGCGAGATTTTCATCTCCGTCTCGCCCCACGGGGATCGCACGGCCCGTCCGGCCAGGCGATCCCGGATCGGGCACATCGAGCAACTCAAGCAGGGAGCCTGCAGCATGACGCGTATCGTCCTGTTCGAAAATATCCATCCCAGCGGCGTCGCGGTTTTCCGCGACGCGGGCTACACCGATATACAGACGTACGCGTCGTCCCTGCCGCCGGCCGAATTGCGCGCCGCGCTGGAAGGCGCCGAAGTCGTGGGCATCCGCTCGCGCACCCATCTGGACGCCGCCCTGTTCGAACAGCTGCGCGATCTGCGGGTGGTGGGCTGCTTCTGCATCGGCACCAACCAGGTGGACACGGAAAGCGCCATGAACCACGGCATACCCGTGTTCAATGCGCCGTTTTCCAATACGCGTTCGGTGGCCGAACTGGTGCTGGCGGAAGCCATCATGCTGCTGCGCCGGATCCCGGAAAAAAACGCCCGCGTGCACCAGGGCCACTGGGACAAGACGGCGTCCGGCGCCTTCGAGGCGCGCGGCAAGACGCTGGGCGTGATCGGCTACGGCAACATCGGTTCGCAGGTGGGCACGCTGGCCGAAAGCGTCGGCATGCGCGTCGTCTATCACGACGTGGAAGCCAAGCTGCCGCTGGGCAATGCGCATGCGGTCACCACCCTGGGCGAATTGCTCGCGCAGAGCGACGTGGTCACGCTGCACGTCCCGGGCGGCCGCAGCACGGAAAACATCATGAACGCCGAGACGCTGGCGCAGATGAAGCGCGGCGCGATACTGATCAACGCGTCGCGCGGGACGGTGGTGGACATCGACGCGCTGCATGGCGCCCTGGCCTCGCAGCACCTGGCGGGCGCCGCGCTGGACGTCTTCCCGGTCGAGCCCAAGAGCGTGGACGAACCGCTGGCCAATCCGCTGATCGGCTTGCCCAACGTGATCCTGACCCCGCACATCGCCGGCAGCACGCAGGAATCCCAGGAAAACATCGGCCGCGAAGTGGCGGAAAAACTGGTGCGCTACCTGCAGGCCGGCACGACGAAGTGGGCGGTCAATTTCCCGGAACTGCCCTTCACCGAACGGACCGGCAGCGCGCGCATCCTGCACATCCATCGCAACGTGCCCGGGGCGCTCGGCACGCTGGACAACCTGCTGGCGCAGCATGGGCTGAACATCGTCAGCCAGAACCTGCAGACCCGCGGCGATATCGGCTATGTGGTGACGGACGTGGACGGTGTCGTCAGCGACGACATCATGCAGACCCTGTGCGGCCACCCCGTGACGATACGCTGCCAGCGCATCTAGGCGGACAAGGCCGCCTTAAGGCAGGCCACCATGCGGGCGGCGACGCCGTTCGCATCGGCGGAACGGCGGATGACGATACCGATCTCCCGGTCGAAGCCCGCCGCGCCCAGGTCCAGCAGCCGCAGGCCCGTGGCGTCCATCTGGCGCGTGCGCGGCATCACCGCCACGCCCAGGCCGGCGCGGACCAGATTCGCGATGGCGTCGATCTCGTCCAGCTCCACGGCTTCATGCACCGTCAGGCGATGGCGCCGCAGAAAGGCATCGACGAGCCGGCCGCCGAAAGACGTCCGGTCATAGCGGATGAAAGGTTGGCTGGCCAGGGCCTCGCGCCATGGGATGTCCGGCAGGGAATCCGGCACCGCCAGCACCATGGGTTCGCTCATCAGGGGATGCCACGCCAGCTCGTGCGGCAGGTTGAAGGGCGGGCGGATCAGCACCGCCAGATCGACTTCCGCGGCATCCACCTGTCCCAGCAGGGACAGCGAGACACCCGGCACGATGCGCACGCTGACGTCGGGGAAATCGGCTCGAAACAGGCCCAGGGCGCGCACCAGCAGGTCCTGCTGCACCGAGGCGATGGCGGCCACCCGCAGGGATCCGGTGACGTGCCCGCCGCCCGCCTGCGCCACCATGCGGTTCACCAAGCCCAGTATTTCCTCGGCCTGCGCCAGTATTTCGCGGCCGGCGTCGTTCAGCTGGGCCGACCGCGCGGTGCGATCGAACAGCGACACGCCCAGGAATTCCTCCAGCCGGCGGATCTGCGCGCTGACCGCCGACTGCGTCAGGCCGAGCTTGCGCCCCGCCCCGGTAAAGGTACCGTCGCGGGCCACGGCGACGAAGGTTTGGAATTCAGTGAG
It encodes the following:
- a CDS encoding thiazole synthase, producing MPSQDTFTVAGRTFRSRLLVGTGKYKDFEQTRQALDASGCDIVTVAIRRVNLGQNANEPSLLDFVPPSRFTYLPNTAGCYTADEAVRTLRLARELLDGHDLVKLEVLGDPHTLFPNMPETLKATEALVKDGFKVMVYCTDDPIQARMLEDLGAVAVMPLASLIGSGMGILNPWNLRLILDQARVPVLVDAGVGTASDAAIAMELGCHGVLMNTAIAGAQDPILMASAMKKAVEAGREAFLAGRVPRKLYSAAPSSPTEGLLK
- the thiD gene encoding bifunctional hydroxymethylpyrimidine kinase/phosphomethylpyrimidine kinase, whose amino-acid sequence is MIPNALSIAGVDPSGGAGVLADVKAMSALGAYGCAVIAALTAQNTEGVSEVAPVPPAFVGRQIDTLFADVRIDAVKIGMLGQQAVIQVVAEKLARWHPPHVILDPVMVAKSGDLLLEKAAVGTLREALLPQATVLTPNLPEAGVLLDERPVETVKEMRRVAERLRNRMAYDGQRWVMLKGGHLPGEETIDLLHDGDRMLELPGGRIATRNTHGTGCTLSAALAALIPQTGDVPEAARRAKAYLTEAIRHADRLDVGKGHGPVHHFHAWW
- a CDS encoding protein-L-isoaspartate O-methyltransferase family protein, producing MNASTLPDVEKARFNMVEQQIRPWDVLDETVLDALFKVRRELFVPPALRSLAFSDLEIPLQINAVDTRESMLAPKVEARLAQELLLAPTDAVLEIGTGSGYQAALLAELAQQVTTVEIDSRLAAFAQQNLQLNNIANVKIETGDGRNGWGTTEYDAILLTGSVPVVPDGLKYQLRIGGRLVVVVGTAPVMTACRITRTTAASFETVNLFETVIKPLRGATVSQFKF
- the rfaE2 gene encoding D-glycero-beta-D-manno-heptose 1-phosphate adenylyltransferase, whose protein sequence is MTARFESKILTPRQCLDALADGRLPRPLVFTNGVFDILHRGHVTYLDESAQLGASLIVAVNTDASARRLAKGPERPLNSQDDRAALLAALACVDAVTCFDEDTPVALIAQLRPDIIVKGGDYDMETLPETALVRSWGGRAVAVPFEFQRSTTSLVRKIQGA
- a CDS encoding ferritin-like domain-containing protein, giving the protein MLYPQLFKSMEAVRWNMSTDIPWDDFDGAKLSDEQARTIKMNAITEWAALPATEMFLRDNHGDSDFSAFMSVWFFEEQKHSLVLIEYLRRFRPDLMPTEEELHKVRFEFDPAPPLETLMLHFCGEIRLNHWYRCAASWHTEPVIQAIYKTISQDEARHAGAYLQYMRRALFERGATTQAQARLAFSKIGMLMASASRTSQAMHPTNLHVNKGLFPNDTVQSRLPEPGWLERWLDTQIRFDGVWEKKVGDRILHILSRLLDRSFESVKDLNRYRKEVVALVERGGDAVMDRAADARGMSSLVLG
- the ubiB gene encoding ubiquinone biosynthesis regulatory protein kinase UbiB, which gives rise to MLTILRFIRIVVVAMRYGLDDLVLSSLNHPLATLLLRITRFGRRKPTAPRGVRLRRALESLGPIFVKFGQVLSTRRDLIPADIAAELALLQDRVPPFPSEQAAQCIQAALGAPPATLFKHFEVDPVASASIAQVHFAVLHDGREVAVKVLRPGMLDIIEKDLTLLRTLASVIERLGPDGRRLKPREVVAEFDKYLHDELDLVREASNCSQLRRNFGPESGRGSMLIVPEVIWEFTANTVFTMERMYGIPVGQIERLRDAGIDIQKLARTGVEIFFTQVFSDGFFHADMHPGNIYVSDRADTLGHYIALDFGIVGSLSEFDKNYLAQNFLAFFRRDYRRVAQLHIESGWVPSDTREEELEGAVRAVCEPYFDRPLSEISLGQVLLRLFQTSRRFNVEIQPQLVLLQKTLLNVEGLGRELDPDLDLWKTAKPYLERWMRERIGMAGLKKQMEKEAAQWSQILPAIPRLVHDRLNRPNVEPAVLLELAQLRKAQQHTNRLLSVVAAVLAVGVALIIWLSTR
- a CDS encoding ubiquinone biosynthesis accessory factor UbiJ yields the protein MLPIPALPDPGRPAVSALNALLRREDWARARLARHAGKTVRLAVGAFKLSLTIDSEGHADLADPAVVPDVTLTADPARFSFARLFQPDAADASPGDAAAAARARADAVADMMHISGDAGLAQVVAELAAQLRWDVEDDLARWFGDIPAGRMVAGARALSAGLRGAATRLRNNLVEYLGHEQPVLTPRPLLQALPADIGRATAALDAVQARVAALQARLGKIEDRHHAAVQRQGGA
- a CDS encoding Tim44 domain-containing protein, with the translated sequence MSGCSYRRFLAAALIAVTGTAMIAASFDAEARRAGGGASVGRQSPNVTMQRQATTPPASGANSAASAAAPAAGAATAGAAAGAASRSGASRWLGPIAGIAAGLGLAALLSHMGLSGAFAEMLSSLLLIGLVVFAVLFIIRRLRGAGPRPAMQGAYGGMARQGDTAATQAPAWRQALPAAGAAGAASTPAPQPVAAAPAAVPRADADGNWFVPGDFDTQGFLKQAKEQFVRIQGVWDSGDTDRLREYLTDDLIVELKPQLLERQGAANQTEVVLLNAELLGIEAVSDGHLASVRFSGMLREEPGAEAFRFEEVWNLFKPTQGGWLLAGIQQIPVQYAS